A window of Candidatus Gracilibacteria bacterium genomic DNA:
CTATACATTACATTGGGTATAAAAATTATTTAGATAATATTCTCTCATTCAAACAACATTTCAGGCATTCAATCCATATAAGGAAATGCTTGTGAAACCAAAGCTTTAACTTCAGGAATTTGCATACTTTGTGTATGAGCTTCTTTATTTTTCCATTCCTCATATCCACAAATATAATCTCAATGTATTGCCATATTGTACTTTATACATCAAGGCATATTTAGAGCTGGAACTTGTTTCAAAATTTCCGCTATTTTTCAAGCATTTCATTTTGTTGCTTTCATCTTAAAGACTCATACGTAGTTTGTCATAAGGATTTTGATTAAAATGATAATGTTTTATTATCTGATTTTATGAACAGAAATCAATTTTTAAAATCAAACCTAAACTTTCAATAATAATTTTCACGTGTATACTCCACACTATAAATATTAACTCAAAACATGCATAATTTTTTACTTACTACTTCACTGTGACTTGAGTCATTAACCAAACACGAAGTAAATAAACAAGGCTGAACTATCACTGAGGTACAAGACAAGGCAATTTATTTCAATGGAGAAATTGAAATGATGGCTCGAATGAATATCTGGTCACGTTTTTGAAATATCTTGTATTATGTTTTAGATACTGAGAGTCAATTAACAGATTTTGATACCTATTTTGATATAGTATTTGCGCAAGATTGGAAGAAATATATTCCAAGAGGTTTTGCTGTTATGATTAAGGCTACGTCAATAAAGTCAGATCTCTGAGCAACTTCTACACTTCAAGCACTTGCAAAAAAAGCTATCGCTAAAAAAATAGTATGAGAAAAATATCTTGACGAAGACGATAGACTTGGAAAAATAGAAATACGTATTCTCATGGAAAATAATACTCTCAGAATCTTACTTAATACTTCAGGAATTTGACTCCATAAGAGAGGGTACAGAGAGATGACCTGAGATGCTCCACTCAAGGAAAATATTGCAGCAGGGCTCGTTATTTTATCTGGATGGAAGTTTAGAGAACCTCTCTATGATATATTTTGTGGTTCAGGAACTATTGCGATTGAAGCAGCAATGATTGCTAGAAATATGGCTCCTTGAATGAAGCGACATTTTGCTTTTGAAAAATGGTCTTGGATTCAAGAAAATTTATTAGAACAAGAAATAAAATTAGCAAAAACGAAAGAATTTGAATGAGAATACAAAATCTATTCAACAGATATACGTCATGATATTATAGAGCTTGCGAAGAGAAACGCGAAGTTTGCTGGTGTGGATAAAAACATTAATTTTTGAACACAGGATTATGTGACCTACTTAAGGCGAGAACTACAATGATGGTTGGTTTCAAATCCTCCATATGGTCTACGTTTAGAAGATGCAAATGTTCCAAAAATACATGAAGATATCTCTGAACTATTAAAGAAAAACTCAAATTTAAAAGGATGAATTATCACAGCTCATACTGATTTTGAAACCTACAGTAATACAAAATATAAAAAACGTAAACTTTATAATGGAGGAGAAATGTGTTATTTTTATAAAAAAGAACAGAATTAATTCTGTTCTTTTATTTTGCAATTTTTATTATTACTCAGATATTTCAATGGATTCAAGTTCAGAATCATTATTACGCATAATTTCTTTCATTGGAGATTCAGTATCAGGAGAAATAATTGAGGCTTCTATTTCTGCATTTGAGTCATCAATATTTTCTTGCATATCTTGTGTGTCACTCCCAGTTTTTAAGTCTTCTGAAATTTTAACTTCTGTATCAGTGACATTGGAATTACAAGCTGTAAATACCATAAGACTTACAAAAAGAGCAATAATTTTTTTATTCATTTTTAGGAAAAAATATTAATTAAAAGATGTCCGTATTAGAACTGTTCGTTTAACTTGAGCTTGCTTTGATAGAACATTCTAGAGCTTGATACTCCGTATCTCTGTGCTGCGATTCTATCAATTCACATCCCGAATGCGAATCATGAGTATTTCATAGGATCTATTCCACACCCTTCCAGAACTGTTGGATGTACCATTCATGCTCCGAGTAATTCAACCCAACCAGTGCCCGAACACATAGAACATTTTTTAGCTGATTTATTACCAGTTCCTGAACATATTTGACAACTGACATCTACTTCAGCACTCGGTTCAGTAAATGGGAAAATACTAGGTCTAAACCTGAGTTCTGTTTTTTCTCAGAGTAGTTGTTTCATAACGGTATCAAGTGTCCATTTGAGATCTCCAAATGTTACTCCTTCACCAACGACCAGTCACTCAAGTTGATAAAAGTTTGAGGTATGACGTGCATCTTCTTGTTCATACCGAAATACTCTCCCAGGAACGATGATTTTAATCGGAAGCTCACCCTTAAGCATAGTTCTCACTTGAACAGGAGATGTGTGGGTACGTAGTAAATATTTCTCTCAGGCTTTTTTATGTTTATTGATGGTATCAGTTATCCAGAAAGTATCCCAAACATCTCTTGCTGGGTGATTATCAGGGATGTTGAGCATGTCAAAGTTGTGTTTCTCATCTTCGATTTGAGGCCCATCCTCTATTTTGAATCAAAGTGAAATGAATATATCTTCTAACAGTTCAGTTGCATGGGAAATAGGATGCTTATGACCGAGATTTTCTGATTCAAATCCTATTGATACATCAAGCGCTTCTTTTTCTTCTATATGAGAAAAATACGCATTTTCTATATCTAAACCCTTTTGAGTTAGTAAATCTGCGAACTCGTTTTTAAGAGTATTGGCTGTCACTCAAATAGTTTTTTTATCATCTATACTGAGATCTTTTACTCAGGCAAGTATTGATTTAAGTTTTCATTTTTTCCCAAGATACTCAGATTCAAGAGCTTTTAATTCGTCTTGAGTTTGAACTGATGTAAGTGACTTCTTAAAATCACTTTCTAATTGCTTTAATTTTTCAGTCATTGTGACACATACTATAATATAAATATATGGATTTGATAATAAGCAGCCTCACGTAAAAAGCAAGGTTTTTCTATTCTTGTACTTTATGTGTTTTTGATATATAAGTTTTATATAAAAACTGTAAAAAAAACTTTTGACAATGTATGAGTATTTCATACAATACCGGAGCTTTACGAAATTCCCATCAGAAAAACGGGGAAAAACAGTGAATGTTAAATACTACTCTTTTGCTTACAGTAAACAAAAAGAATCAGTTTAACCTCTGGCTTTATTTTTATAAAAAATACGACACATGGCTGGATTGCTAGCTCGAAAAATCGAGATGACACGAGTAATAAAGGATGATAGATTTATACCTGTTACTCTTCTAGAGGTACCACAAATGCAAGTAGTAGGATACAAAACGGCTGAAAAAGACGGATATTCTGCTGTAATTGTTGGTATAGTTAAAAAAGAAAAAGCAGAACTTGCTTCTGATAAAAAAGGACTCAATGCTAAAAGCTTCTCAATAATTAA
This region includes:
- the pheS gene encoding phenylalanine--tRNA ligase subunit alpha, with protein sequence MTEKLKQLESDFKKSLTSVQTQDELKALESEYLGKKGKLKSILAGVKDLSIDDKKTIGVTANTLKNEFADLLTQKGLDIENAYFSHIEEKEALDVSIGFESENLGHKHPISHATELLEDIFISLGFKIEDGPQIEDEKHNFDMLNIPDNHPARDVWDTFWITDTINKHKKAGEKYLLRTHTSPVQVRTMLKGELPIKIIVPGRVFRYEQEDARHTSNFYQLEGLVVGEGVTFGDLKWTLDTVMKQLLGEKTELRFRPSIFPFTEPSAEVDVSCQICSGTGNKSAKKCSMCSGTGWVELLGAGMVHPTVLEGCGIDPMKYSGFAFGMGIDRIAAQRYGVSSSRMFYQSKLKLNEQF